The following proteins are encoded in a genomic region of Neochlamydia sp. AcF84:
- a CDS encoding leucine-rich repeat domain-containing protein, translating to MNPSSSTTIECLPNEILVPILKYCTSPALSIVCTRWHHLLATEVMPSLYKQIGKVHVPQGDASKQALILDKIYRLKMGLSIIAKVNAIFKQTFALASSLSPLELEFKWVTEEKRYFTLANYSSYLLNINRLLMWKALPGGREYLDQEKIKYLPLEKKGELFKKWIERFGKNITSLGITRSGLTFLPPEIQHLSKLKHLNLENNKLTFLPKEIGQLSQLQQLTLNSNQLTTLPAEIGQLFKLIELNINDNYLTSLPSEIKQIAYLQDLDLSSNQFTVFPLEIIHLVQLKWLFLQSNQLTSLPAEIKQLSQLEIISLDHNQLVSLPTEIGQLSQLEIINVDHNQLSSLPAELKQLSYLEDLSAISNQINTLPTELGQLPEGVNFNLKKNPLKSISNEIKQRFNL from the coding sequence TTGAATCCTAGCTCTTCTACCACGATTGAATGCCTACCTAATGAGATACTAGTCCCTATTTTAAAGTATTGTACCTCACCAGCCCTGTCTATCGTTTGTACAAGATGGCATCATCTGCTGGCTACCGAAGTTATGCCTTCTCTTTATAAGCAAATAGGTAAAGTACATGTCCCTCAAGGAGATGCTAGCAAGCAGGCTCTCATTTTAGACAAAATTTATAGGCTAAAAATGGGGCTTTCTATAATTGCTAAAGTAAATGCAATCTTTAAGCAAACCTTTGCTCTAGCTAGCTCTCTTTCACCTTTAGAATTAGAATTTAAATGGGTAACTGAGGAAAAAAGATATTTTACTCTGGCTAATTACTCCTCTTATCTGCTGAATATCAATCGCCTGTTAATGTGGAAAGCTCTACCTGGTGGAAGGGAGTACTTAGATCAAGAGAAAATCAAATATTTGCCTTTAGAAAAAAAAGGGGAGCTTTTTAAAAAGTGGATAGAAAGGTTTGGCAAAAATATTACTAGCCTAGGGATAACAAGAAGTGGCCTGACATTTTTACCTCCAGAAATACAGCACTTATCCAAGCTAAAACATCTTAACCTAGAAAATAATAAGCTAACATTTCTTCCAAAAGAAATAGGACAGCTATCCCAACTGCAACAACTTACCTTAAACAGCAACCAGCTAACAACCCTTCCCGCTGAGATAGGCCAGCTATTCAAGCTGATTGAGCTTAACATAAACGATAACTATTTAACCTCCCTTCCTTCGGAGATAAAACAGATAGCTTATCTGCAAGACTTGGACTTAAGCAGCAACCAGTTTACTGTTTTTCCCTTAGAGATAATTCATCTAGTTCAGCTTAAGTGGCTTTTTTTGCAAAGTAACCAACTTACCTCCCTTCCTGCAGAAATAAAGCAACTTTCTCAGCTAGAAATAATTAGCTTAGACCACAACCAGCTTGTCTCCCTTCCTACTGAGATAGGGCAACTCTCTCAGCTGGAAATAATTAACGTAGACCACAACCAGCTTTCCTCTCTTCCTGCAGAGCTAAAGCAGCTTTCTTATCTAGAAGATCTTAGCGCAATCAGCAACCAAATTAATACCCTTCCTACCGAGCTAGGACAGTTACCTGAAGGAGTAAATTTCAATTTAAAAAAAAATCCCCTAAAATCCATTTCAAATGAAATAAAGCAGCGCTTTAATCTTTAA
- a CDS encoding leucine-rich repeat domain-containing protein, which produces MNPSSSTTIEHLPNEILVPILKDCANLSLFSVCVRWHHLLANEVMPWLYKQIGKVHVPQGDVNKQALILDRIYKLGDRLSETAKVNAIFRQIFALASSISPAELEFKWVTEEEKYFTLPNYSSYLLNINRLLMWKALPNGREYLDREKIKYLPLQKKGELLRGWIERYDQNITNLSLRSIGLTFLPPEIGRLAQLQELNLNSNQLTFLPAEIGQLSQLQRLYLNNNQLTSLPSEIGQLSQLRELHLNNNQLTSLPAEIGQLSRLLKIPLHHNQLTSLPAEIGQLSQLQRLYLNDNQLTSLPFEIGQLSRLQVLDLDNNQLTSLPAEIGELSQLQELHLNDNQLTSLPAEIGQLSRLLKIHLHHNQLTSLPAEIGQLSRLLKIHLHHNQLTSLPAEIGQLSQLQELHLNNDQLTSLPAEIGQLSQLQRLYLNNNQLTSLPAEIGQLFQLQRLYLNNNQLTFLPAEMGQLSPMLELGLNNNQLTSLPFEIGQLSQLQVLDLDSNQLTSLPAEIGQLSQLQEIQLSNNQLTSLPFEIGQLSQLQVLDLDRNQLTSLLAEIGQLSQLQQIHLNNNRLTSLPKEIRQLSQLRKFDLSNNQLTSLPSEIGQLSQLRELHLNNN; this is translated from the coding sequence ATGAATCCTAGCTCTTCTACTACCATTGAACATTTACCTAATGAAATACTAGTCCCTATTTTAAAAGATTGTGCTAACCTTTCCTTATTTAGTGTATGTGTAAGATGGCACCACCTCCTAGCTAATGAAGTCATGCCCTGGCTTTATAAGCAAATAGGTAAAGTACATGTTCCACAAGGAGATGTTAACAAGCAGGCTCTTATCTTAGATAGGATTTATAAGCTAGGAGATAGACTTTCTGAAACAGCAAAGGTAAATGCAATTTTTAGGCAAATCTTCGCTTTAGCTAGCTCGATTTCTCCTGCAGAGTTAGAATTTAAATGGGTAACTGAGGAAGAAAAATATTTTACTCTGCCTAATTACTCCTCTTATTTGCTGAACATCAATCGCCTGTTAATGTGGAAAGCATTACCTAATGGAAGAGAATACTTGGATCGAGAGAAAATTAAATATTTGCCTTTACAAAAAAAAGGAGAACTTCTCAGAGGGTGGATTGAAAGATATGACCAAAATATTACGAATTTAAGCTTAAGAAGCATTGGGTTGACCTTTTTACCTCCAGAAATAGGGCGACTTGCCCAGCTGCAAGAGCTTAACTTAAACAGCAACCAACTCACATTCCTTCCTGCAGAAATAGGGCAGTTATCCCAGCTGCAAAGGCTTTACTTAAACAATAATCAGCTTACATCCCTTCCTTCTGAGATAGGGCAATTATCCCAGCTACGAGAGCTTCACTTAAACAATAATCAGCTTACCTCTCTTCCTGCAGAAATAGGTCAATTATCTCGGCTCCTAAAGATTCCCTTACACCACAACCAGCTTACCTCCCTTCCTGCAGAAATAGGGCAGTTATCCCAGCTGCAAAGGCTTTACTTAAACGATAATCAGCTTACATCTCTTCCTTTTGAGATAGGGCAATTATCCCGGCTGCAAGTGCTTGACTTAGACAATAACCAGCTTACCTCCCTTCCCGCAGAAATAGGGGAGTTATCCCAGCTACAAGAGCTTCACTTAAACGATAATCAGCTTACATCCCTTCCTGCAGAAATAGGCCAATTATCTAGGCTCCTAAAGATTCACTTACACCACAACCAGCTTACCTCCCTTCCTGCAGAAATAGGCCAATTATCTAGGCTCCTAAAGATTCACTTACACCACAACCAGCTTACCTCCCTTCCCGCAGAGATAGGGCAGTTATCCCAGCTACAAGAACTCCACTTAAACAATGATCAGCTTACATCCCTTCCTGCAGAAATAGGGCAGTTATCCCAGCTGCAAAGGCTTTACTTAAACAATAATCAGCTTACATCCCTTCCCGCAGAGATAGGGCAGTTATTTCAGCTGCAAAGGCTTTACTTAAACAATAATCAGCTTACTTTCCTTCCGGCAGAGATGGGGCAGCTGTCTCCAATGCTAGAGCTTGGCTTAAACAATAATCAGCTTACTTCCCTTCCTTTTGAGATAGGGCAGCTATCCCAGCTGCAAGTGCTTGACTTAGACAGCAACCAGCTTACCTCCCTTCCTGCAGAAATAGGGCAGTTATCCCAGCTACAAGAGATTCAATTAAGCAATAATCAGCTTACTTCCCTTCCTTTTGAGATAGGGCAGCTATCCCAGCTGCAAGTGCTTGACTTAGACAGGAACCAGCTTACCTCCCTTCTTGCAGAAATAGGGCAGTTATCCCAGCTACAACAGATTCACTTAAACAATAATCGGCTTACTTCCCTTCCTAAAGAAATAAGGCAACTTTCTCAGCTGCGAAAGTTTGATTTAAGCAACAACCAGCTTACCTCCCTTCCTTCTGAGATAGGGCAATTATCCCAGCTACGAGAGCTTCACTTAAACAATAATTAG
- a CDS encoding Na(+)-transporting NADH-quinone reductase subunit B → MLRRLLSSLQKLAEPGRPLHKLHPLINANDTFLYEAAVNTRRAPHIRDAIDVKRWMILVVIALLPCIMMAIWNTGLLKYVYSSGDYKLMNEYLEASKNFHAYWAFATYNSRYIPIIMEGLKIFLPLTLLSYAVGGFWEAFFACVRKHEISEGFLVTGILYVLILPPTIPYWMAAVGVSAGVVLGKEIFGGSGMNIVNPALACRAFLFFTFPGKMSGDVWVGSNPTIIRESLLKMNQEGQATAFDGYSQATKLAIFNVPQDIKRIHVDTIATHAIGTDVSTIQTIRTHFDQWNSLTHQNATLGELTMDQIKSFVTSPLAEGGLGLSSGYYEDAYHFSSLNYGLGNNHDWSFFLGNKLGCLGETSTLACLLGALFLIWTGIGSWRTMLGMLLGALGTALLFQLSSSYLFPSQGAWTAAQFGFPAYKHLLLGGLAFGLVFMATDPVSSPSIPLAKWIYGVFCGMVTLVIRVINPAYPEGVMLAILMGNVFAPLFDYYAAKHFRKRSISRVRIHS, encoded by the coding sequence ATGCTCAGACGATTACTCAGTTCCCTCCAAAAGCTTGCTGAACCAGGCAGGCCTCTTCATAAACTGCATCCTTTAATTAATGCGAATGATACTTTTCTTTACGAAGCGGCTGTGAATACAAGGCGAGCTCCCCATATCCGAGATGCTATTGACGTGAAGCGCTGGATGATCCTTGTAGTTATTGCTCTGCTACCCTGTATTATGATGGCCATATGGAACACCGGTTTACTTAAATATGTCTATAGTAGCGGCGATTATAAATTAATGAATGAATATTTAGAGGCAAGTAAAAATTTCCATGCATATTGGGCTTTTGCTACATACAATAGCCGCTATATCCCTATTATTATGGAGGGGCTTAAAATCTTTCTTCCTCTAACACTTCTTTCCTATGCAGTGGGAGGCTTTTGGGAAGCTTTCTTTGCCTGCGTAAGGAAACATGAAATTTCAGAAGGGTTTCTCGTTACAGGTATTTTATATGTGCTTATCCTTCCTCCCACTATCCCTTATTGGATGGCAGCGGTAGGCGTTTCTGCCGGTGTAGTCTTAGGTAAAGAGATTTTTGGAGGCTCGGGCATGAATATTGTTAATCCAGCACTCGCATGCCGAGCGTTTCTTTTTTTTACCTTTCCTGGAAAAATGAGTGGCGACGTATGGGTAGGCTCTAATCCTACTATCATACGCGAAAGCCTGCTCAAAATGAATCAGGAAGGGCAGGCTACAGCCTTTGATGGATATTCACAAGCGACGAAATTAGCTATTTTTAATGTCCCTCAGGATATTAAACGTATTCATGTCGATACGATTGCTACTCATGCTATAGGCACAGATGTAAGCACTATCCAAACCATCCGTACACACTTTGATCAATGGAATTCCCTTACTCATCAAAATGCCACGCTAGGCGAGCTTACTATGGATCAGATAAAAAGCTTTGTAACCAGCCCTCTTGCTGAAGGAGGGTTGGGTCTTTCCAGTGGATATTATGAAGATGCCTATCACTTCTCTTCCTTAAATTATGGCCTGGGGAATAATCACGACTGGAGCTTTTTTCTAGGCAATAAACTAGGTTGCCTAGGTGAGACCTCCACTTTAGCTTGCCTTTTAGGCGCTCTATTTCTTATATGGACTGGCATTGGTTCATGGCGAACCATGTTAGGAATGTTGCTGGGCGCATTGGGGACTGCTCTTTTATTTCAACTCAGTTCAAGCTATTTATTCCCTAGCCAAGGAGCTTGGACAGCCGCCCAGTTTGGTTTTCCCGCTTATAAACATCTTTTATTGGGAGGGCTTGCTTTTGGATTGGTTTTTATGGCCACTGATCCTGTTTCTTCTCCGTCTATTCCTCTTGCTAAATGGATATATGGAGTTTTTTGTGGCATGGTAACTTTAGTCATCCGGGTCATCAATCCGGCTTATCCTGAAGGTGTAATGCTAGCTATTTTAATGGGCAATGTCTTTGCCCCTTTATTTGACTACTATGCCGCCAAGCACTTTAGAAAAAGGAGCATTAGCCGTGTCCGCATCCATTCCTAA
- a CDS encoding ComF family protein, whose translation MAKLGNILAAFVDFIYPLKCMHCADPICHGKGGLCFKCALQLTLIDIEERCPCCFSIEYEPEHRICYLCFMQTPILKKYAAAFDDQSVAASLMNKLQNQPYLAQGAAAYMVLQLLNLKWPLPDLIVPVPLTFTQRISRGYNASLLLAESLGEIVKRPVQSLLHKSLWNEDEEGKTKQRENYSNTHPFLLKKEINVQDKVILLVKDKVRTGHTMNCCAEVLGEGFPKAIYGLSFCKSI comes from the coding sequence ATGGCCAAGCTTGGCAATATTTTAGCTGCTTTTGTCGATTTTATTTATCCTTTAAAGTGCATGCATTGTGCGGATCCTATTTGCCATGGTAAAGGGGGCCTTTGCTTTAAGTGTGCTCTTCAACTGACTCTTATCGATATAGAAGAACGTTGTCCCTGCTGCTTTAGTATAGAGTATGAACCTGAACATCGTATTTGCTATCTTTGCTTTATGCAAACCCCTATTTTAAAAAAATATGCAGCAGCCTTTGATGATCAAAGTGTGGCAGCTTCTTTGATGAATAAGCTTCAGAATCAACCCTATCTTGCTCAAGGAGCAGCAGCTTACATGGTTTTACAGCTCTTAAACCTAAAATGGCCGTTACCCGATTTAATTGTACCTGTACCTTTAACCTTTACGCAGCGTATCTCACGAGGTTATAATGCCAGTCTTTTATTAGCAGAATCTCTAGGGGAGATAGTGAAACGCCCCGTGCAATCCCTTTTGCATAAAAGTTTATGGAATGAGGATGAGGAAGGAAAAACAAAGCAGCGAGAAAATTATTCAAATACCCATCCTTTCTTATTAAAAAAAGAGATTAATGTGCAAGATAAGGTGATTTTATTAGTTAAAGATAAGGTGAGGACGGGCCACACCATGAATTGCTGTGCAGAGGTTCTCGGTGAAGGTTTTCCTAAAGCTATTTATGGACTTTCTTTTTGTAAATCCATTTAA